The genomic region CCGGCGCCCAGGTCGCCCTGGTCAAGGAGAAGTTCCTGCACCTCAAGTACCTGGCGGCGGACCGGCTGTGGGCGAGCCTGGGCTCGGCCAACGGCGACACGCGAAGCCTGAGCGAGAACTACGAGCTCAACGTGTTCTTCCTGCGCCGGCAAACGGTGCACGCGATCGACGACCTGGTCTACGAGCCCCTCTGGCAGGGCGCGCACCGCGTCAGCCTGCAAGCCGAGTTCGAGCCGCCGGCCGCCAAGGGCTGGACCCTTCCCCTGCTGGAGGGGATCAAGGGCTGGTTTTGAAAAATCTCCCCGCCAACGGCAGGGAGACGAACGAACGGGGGGATGCCGCGCTACAGGTAGCTGGAGGCGAGGGTGCGCTGCTCCTCGAGGACCTTCGAGACCTGCTCGAGGGTGCAGAAGCCGAGGCGGATGACCAGGTGCCCCAGAAGCAGGCCGGTCTGCTCGTGCTCGCGGATCGCCTCCTCGAGCTGCTCGGGACTCATCAGGCCGCGGCGCACCAGCATCTGGCCGAGGCGCATGTCTCGGTACTGCTGCTCGAGCTGCCCCTCGAGCTGGGAGAAGGTGAGGTAACCCAGGCCGAACAACAGCTCGCCCAGGCGCATGTAGGGCTTCTTGGCCTGCTCGGTCAGCGCGTGCTCGAGCTGGGCGTCGGTGATGATGCCCTGCGAGACCAGCACCTGGCCCAGACGCTCCTTGCGGGGTCCCTGTTGCGACATCGCGCCTCCTCATGGATTTCGGTGGCTGGTGAGCCCACTTGGTCAAAGACGCCCCATTCTAGCCTTTTTGGCCCCATGCTGTAAATTGGAGGGGGATCCGGCACCGAGGAGAACGCGATGGGCACCCTGATCAAGCACGGCGAAATCGTCACGGCCACCGAGCGCATGCGCGCCGACGTCTACGTCGAGGACGGCACCATCCAGGCAATCGCCTCGCGCCTCGACGCCAGGCCCGGCGACACGGTCATCGACGCCGGCGGCTGCTACGTCTTCCCCGGCGGGATCGACGTCCACACCCACCTGGACATGCCCTTCATGGGCACGGTCTCGACCGACGACTTCGAGACCGGCACCCGCGCGGCCGCCGTCGGCGGCACCACCGGGGTGATCGACTTCGTGATGCCCGAGAAGGGCCAGCCCCTCATGGACGCCCTCTCGGTCTGGCACGCCAAGGCGCGCGGCAGGGCCGTGAGCGACTACGCCTTCCACATGGCCGTGACCCACTACAGCGACGCGGTCGGCCGCGAGCTGCCCCGGGTGGTCGAGGCGGGGGTCACCTCCTTCAAGACCTTCATGGCCTACAAGGGCTCCATCGGGATCGACGATGCGGGCCTGTTCCAGGTCATGCGCAAGACGCGCGATCTCGGCGCGCTGGTCACCGTCCACGCCGAGAACGCCGAGGTGGTCGACGGCCTGGTGCGCGAGCTGGTCGCCGAGGGCAAGCTCCACCCGCGCTACCACGCCCTCTCGCGGCCGGCCCTGGCCGAGGCCGAGGCGACCCACCGTGCGATCGCCCTGGCCGAGATCAACGATCGCTCGCTCTACATCGTCCACCTGACCTGCGACGAGGCCCTCGCCCACGTCAAGCACGCCCACTGCCGGGGCCGGCACGTCATGGCCGAGACCTGCCCCCAGTACCTGCTGCTGGACGACTCGCGCTACGACGAGCCCGACTTCGAGGGCGCCAAGTACGTCATGAGCCCGCCCTTGCGCAAGCCCAAGGACAACGAGGCGCTCTGGCAGGCGCTCGCGGCGGGCTACATCCAGACCGTCGCCACCGACCACTGCCCCTTCGACTTCGAGGGCGCCAAGCAGATGGGCCGCGACGACTTCTCCAAGATCCCGAACGGAGCTCCCGGCATCGAGGACCGGCTCGCCCTGCTCTACACCTACGGGGTCGTGCCGGGGCGGATCTCGCTCAACCGCTTCGTCGAGGTCTTCGCCACCAACCC from Pantanalinema sp. harbors:
- the hydA gene encoding dihydropyrimidinase, which encodes MGTLIKHGEIVTATERMRADVYVEDGTIQAIASRLDARPGDTVIDAGGCYVFPGGIDVHTHLDMPFMGTVSTDDFETGTRAAAVGGTTGVIDFVMPEKGQPLMDALSVWHAKARGRAVSDYAFHMAVTHYSDAVGRELPRVVEAGVTSFKTFMAYKGSIGIDDAGLFQVMRKTRDLGALVTVHAENAEVVDGLVRELVAEGKLHPRYHALSRPALAEAEATHRAIALAEINDRSLYIVHLTCDEALAHVKHAHCRGRHVMAETCPQYLLLDDSRYDEPDFEGAKYVMSPPLRKPKDNEALWQALAAGYIQTVATDHCPFDFEGAKQMGRDDFSKIPNGAPGIEDRLALLYTYGVVPGRISLNRFVEVFATNPARIFGLHPRKGTVCVGADADLVVFDPTIKGRISAKTHHQRVDYNPFEGFETIGAPTHVLINGRVAVEGGKYVGEPGTGRYLPRSPVTPLQKSEALRAR